The following coding sequences are from one Desulfosporosinus orientis DSM 765 window:
- the yabQ gene encoding spore cortex biosynthesis protein YabQ, with amino-acid sequence MRGGRAISEFETFFWIVLAGVSVGLVFDVYRSFRRWREWGQLLTFIGDVLFSLFAMVILFYYFQKANALDFRFYIIWGSLLGLGLYLRIFSKHSLRFFFGFYRFLSFLAQLIHRGIKIPIRVLKFLMRPPYAMLQWFSLLFYRIGEFILVEPMKRVRKRISEWWKGLLPPRING; translated from the coding sequence GTGAGAGGAGGAAGAGCAATCTCAGAATTCGAGACGTTTTTCTGGATAGTCCTGGCCGGAGTGTCTGTAGGTTTGGTTTTTGACGTTTACCGATCGTTTCGGCGTTGGCGGGAATGGGGACAATTATTAACATTTATTGGGGATGTACTCTTTTCGTTATTCGCTATGGTTATCCTGTTCTACTATTTTCAAAAAGCGAATGCTTTAGACTTTCGGTTTTACATTATTTGGGGAAGTTTGTTAGGGTTAGGACTATATTTGAGAATTTTTAGCAAACATTCATTGCGCTTCTTTTTTGGTTTCTATAGATTTTTATCCTTTCTTGCTCAGCTTATCCACAGAGGCATCAAAATTCCTATCAGAGTCTTGAAGTTTCTAATGAGACCTCCCTATGCAATGCTGCAGTGGTTTAGTCTGCTTTTTTATCGAATTGGGGAGTTTATTCTTGTTGAACCTATGAAACGTGTCAGAAAAAGGATTAGTGAGTGGTGGAAGGGGTTGTTGCCGCCAAGAATAAATGGTTAA
- a CDS encoding SpoIIE family protein phosphatase: MAEWATLKLDQGLRSRISFESAFLPLVLGGFLARGSIFGLYPFGVAFGAALVLRGERGFFFGLLGILMGLISLNDVTFALQGVAMLAALMVIAPYLRKRKHQGICLVIATTLLMAIVSSLAISFSDPNLFAFLIVALQGVLTGGCAIIFWFALCHQEAIWRGEFQREQGIAWLFILIGVISGLQGVQIKGVNFSIVLLSFFTLFISERYGAGTAAGVGALLGFMPQLSVNAQNLMDAGIYGLAGFCTGAFRRFGKLGIGTAFLSVMLMLTVFLREEAIYSQLISSAIGLFLFLLWPGATPKKDFLKPKVIPEVETTVSKVKALSEIFDQIALSYQAAEAESFEIRPEVPELMNVLVERVCHACPTMDVCWKREFYKTYHILFELFGLVEEQTDIKLQSLPIEWKRHCGRLKEMLLGAQFIMEQEKNQETWRRRLLLNQEALSRQFLNVSQVIGNLAKELHTQHNWEVVKPSNLARRRRYFLDVGLTAFTKTGNGMSGDNYASIAYSNKEHAFILSDGMGVGENAAKMSATALTLLEQLLTTGFQPEGAIQALNSILVLRSPEESFVTIDMAILDLESTCVKLIKAGASPSYLMSTEGVKKIESSSLPVGILNQIDIPVVEIEMESGEALILLTDGVQDVLKDSVDWIKEFLEKTSIDKSQEVADLIGQEVRRLSGGTLEDDGIVMVIRKNYWSD; the protein is encoded by the coding sequence ATGGCTGAATGGGCTACATTAAAACTTGATCAAGGTCTGCGAAGCAGAATTTCTTTTGAGAGCGCCTTTCTTCCCCTGGTGTTAGGGGGGTTTTTGGCAAGGGGGAGCATTTTTGGGCTTTATCCCTTTGGAGTGGCGTTTGGGGCGGCGTTAGTTTTACGAGGAGAAAGAGGCTTTTTCTTTGGTTTACTGGGAATTCTGATGGGTTTGATTTCATTGAACGACGTGACCTTTGCTCTACAGGGTGTGGCTATGCTAGCGGCATTGATGGTTATCGCGCCTTATCTTCGTAAAAGGAAGCATCAGGGAATTTGTTTGGTTATCGCTACGACTTTGCTGATGGCCATAGTTTCTTCTCTGGCCATCAGCTTTTCTGACCCTAATTTGTTTGCTTTTTTGATTGTAGCCTTGCAGGGGGTACTTACAGGAGGGTGTGCGATTATTTTTTGGTTTGCTTTGTGTCATCAGGAAGCTATCTGGAGAGGAGAATTCCAGCGGGAACAAGGAATTGCCTGGCTTTTTATTCTCATTGGTGTGATTAGCGGTCTCCAGGGGGTTCAGATTAAAGGTGTCAATTTTTCCATTGTCCTGTTAAGCTTTTTTACATTATTCATTTCAGAACGTTATGGAGCCGGAACTGCAGCTGGAGTGGGTGCTTTACTTGGGTTTATGCCTCAGTTATCGGTAAATGCACAGAATCTGATGGATGCTGGGATCTATGGTTTAGCCGGATTTTGTACAGGGGCTTTCCGGCGCTTCGGAAAACTTGGAATTGGGACAGCTTTCCTTTCTGTTATGCTTATGCTAACTGTTTTTTTGCGGGAGGAGGCTATCTATTCTCAGCTTATTTCTTCGGCAATAGGGCTATTTCTCTTTTTGCTTTGGCCTGGTGCAACTCCCAAAAAAGATTTTTTAAAGCCAAAGGTTATTCCTGAGGTGGAAACCACAGTTTCTAAAGTAAAGGCTTTGTCAGAGATTTTTGACCAGATCGCATTAAGCTATCAAGCGGCAGAAGCAGAATCTTTTGAAATACGGCCTGAAGTTCCGGAGTTAATGAATGTTCTAGTTGAGCGTGTGTGTCATGCCTGCCCAACTATGGATGTTTGCTGGAAACGGGAATTTTACAAAACATACCATATTTTATTTGAACTTTTTGGGTTGGTGGAAGAGCAAACAGATATAAAGCTGCAATCCTTGCCCATCGAATGGAAGCGACATTGCGGCAGATTAAAAGAGATGCTGCTGGGAGCCCAGTTTATCATGGAGCAAGAGAAGAATCAGGAAACATGGCGTCGTCGTCTTCTTCTCAATCAAGAGGCTCTGTCCCGCCAGTTTCTTAATGTTTCACAGGTTATTGGAAATCTTGCCAAGGAACTCCATACTCAACATAACTGGGAAGTTGTTAAACCGTCAAACTTAGCTCGGCGTCGACGTTATTTTCTTGATGTAGGCTTAACGGCATTCACAAAAACCGGAAATGGCATGAGCGGAGATAATTATGCCTCAATAGCCTACTCTAATAAAGAGCATGCCTTTATTTTAAGCGACGGAATGGGCGTCGGAGAAAATGCTGCCAAAATGAGTGCAACGGCCTTAACGCTTCTTGAACAACTTTTGACAACTGGTTTTCAGCCGGAAGGAGCAATTCAAGCCCTCAATTCGATTTTAGTGCTGCGCTCCCCGGAAGAGAGTTTCGTTACCATTGATATGGCGATTCTGGATTTAGAATCTACATGTGTTAAGCTTATTAAAGCAGGAGCGTCTCCCTCGTATTTAATGAGTACAGAAGGAGTTAAAAAAATTGAATCGTCCAGTCTCCCTGTGGGCATATTAAACCAGATTGATATTCCAGTAGTAGAAATCGAGATGGAAAGCGGAGAAGCGCTGATTCTATTAACGGACGGCGTTCAAGATGTTTTAAAAGATAGTGTTGATTGGATTAAAGAGTTTTTGGAGAAAACCTCTATTGACAAATCCCAGGAAGTTGCCGATCTAATTGGGCAGGAAGTTCGCCGATTAAGCGGAGGAACATTAGAAGATGACGGAATAGTCATGGTTATTCGAAAAAACTATTGGAGTGATTAA
- a CDS encoding sigma factor-like helix-turn-helix DNA-binding protein, which translates to MQLEIRGLEKLSFRERQAVILKESGKSMEEIAKRLHLSQSSVATLLTRARSKGYEIVCIIPGSELGLGGEELDEEGSSED; encoded by the coding sequence GTGCAACTAGAAATACGAGGCTTGGAAAAACTTAGTTTTCGTGAACGCCAAGCAGTGATTCTCAAAGAAAGTGGAAAGTCTATGGAAGAAATAGCCAAAAGGCTGCATCTCAGTCAAAGTTCTGTTGCAACTTTACTTACTCGCGCGAGAAGTAAAGGGTATGAAATTGTGTGTATTATTCCAGGCAGTGAACTTGGTTTAGGAGGAGAGGAATTGGATGAAGAGGGCTCGTCAGAAGATTAA
- the yabP gene encoding sporulation protein YabP: MVDKVAKGHRLVMVNRELIELSGVRKVQSFDPKEIVLETELGILSVKGNQLGIKLLNLEEGLVDLEGSVDALIYHRNSSSNSRRGFLNRVFR, translated from the coding sequence ATGGTCGACAAAGTTGCCAAAGGACATCGCCTTGTCATGGTCAATCGAGAGCTCATTGAATTGTCAGGTGTTCGAAAAGTTCAGTCCTTTGACCCCAAGGAAATTGTTCTCGAAACAGAACTGGGAATATTAAGTGTCAAAGGGAATCAGTTAGGCATTAAGTTACTCAACCTTGAAGAGGGTTTGGTAGACCTTGAGGGGTCTGTTGATGCACTAATTTATCACCGAAATTCCAGCTCTAATTCACGAAGAGGATTTTTAAACCGTGTATTCCGTTAA
- the tilS gene encoding tRNA lysidine(34) synthetase TilS encodes MYDQLCKTILPRLIPNGTKVLVAVSGGPDSMALSHILWRYAREEGHRGISIILTHVHHGVRKESDDEVTLVQNMAKLWDLPCRVHRFDAKGYAKTVGRSFQEAARAWRYDRWKEDMVEEGCSLLATAHHLGDQAETILFRLLRGSGTAGLGGMYPCKGSIIRPLLGFTKADILQYCKREGIPFALDHSNEEPIYARNRIRLELLPELEKNYNSRIQEVLGRTGELLRWDEEYFIGQVNAAWKRYFFLDSQGDVCLRIEVFDEPAAILSRLLRKAAMQVTGEPRGMGFAYITKIMNSQGKLGWVQDLPGLRVKIITEGLQFRSDKTTTMTEQAWIEAEIPLKLGCWEEIPNLKEKIGLWKDEDLDSFCIGNESKIAVFGPKLAEQSLLCRTRRKGDKMWFRGVGHKSLKKVFQEAKIEDNARHKIPLIACGSEVLWIPGVRQSGQYPAEDNEEKLYCILTQQTVRSNLDSL; translated from the coding sequence ATGTACGACCAGTTGTGTAAAACAATACTACCGAGGTTAATTCCCAATGGAACGAAAGTGCTGGTAGCCGTATCTGGAGGACCTGACTCTATGGCATTGAGTCATATATTATGGCGGTATGCCCGAGAGGAAGGCCACAGGGGAATTTCCATAATTCTGACTCATGTGCATCATGGAGTTCGTAAAGAGTCGGATGATGAAGTAACATTAGTTCAGAACATGGCCAAGCTGTGGGACCTCCCATGTCGGGTTCATCGTTTTGATGCAAAAGGATACGCTAAAACCGTGGGAAGATCTTTTCAAGAGGCAGCTCGAGCATGGCGTTATGATCGTTGGAAAGAAGATATGGTTGAGGAAGGCTGCTCTCTTTTGGCTACCGCACATCACCTTGGTGATCAAGCGGAAACGATTCTTTTTCGTTTATTGAGAGGGAGTGGTACAGCGGGATTAGGCGGAATGTATCCCTGTAAAGGATCAATTATTCGTCCTTTATTGGGCTTTACAAAAGCGGATATTTTGCAATATTGTAAGAGAGAAGGAATACCCTTTGCACTGGACCATTCCAATGAAGAACCTATCTATGCACGTAACCGGATCCGTTTGGAGTTGTTGCCTGAACTAGAGAAAAACTACAACTCGCGTATTCAGGAGGTCTTAGGCCGTACGGGAGAACTACTGCGTTGGGATGAAGAATATTTCATTGGACAAGTTAATGCTGCCTGGAAACGTTACTTTTTTTTAGATTCTCAAGGAGATGTTTGTTTACGGATAGAGGTCTTTGACGAGCCTGCTGCCATACTCTCTCGTTTGTTACGTAAAGCGGCGATGCAGGTCACAGGGGAACCTCGTGGAATGGGGTTTGCTTATATTACGAAAATAATGAACTCTCAAGGAAAGCTCGGCTGGGTTCAGGATTTACCTGGCCTGAGGGTGAAAATTATTACTGAGGGTTTACAGTTCAGAAGTGATAAAACAACGACAATGACGGAGCAAGCCTGGATTGAGGCAGAAATACCATTAAAATTAGGTTGTTGGGAGGAAATACCAAACCTAAAGGAAAAGATTGGTTTGTGGAAAGACGAAGATCTTGACTCCTTTTGTATAGGAAATGAAAGTAAGATTGCAGTTTTTGGGCCTAAGCTTGCAGAGCAGTCCCTGCTCTGCCGCACGAGACGAAAAGGCGACAAAATGTGGTTCAGAGGGGTAGGGCACAAATCCCTAAAAAAAGTTTTTCAAGAAGCAAAAATTGAAGACAACGCAAGGCATAAGATCCCTTTAATCGCTTGTGGATCAGAGGTACTGTGGATTCCCGGCGTTCGCCAAAGTGGACAATATCCTGCTGAAGATAATGAAGAAAAGCTATATTGTATTCTTACGCAGCAGACAGTTCGATCTAATTTGGATTCATTGTAA
- a CDS encoding formate--tetrahydrofolate ligase, with the protein MAWDATKLKDWQIAEEAEKSMPTVEELIEKLSLRKEEIIPYGKTPKVDFLKMMERLGDKPDGKYIEVTAITPTPLGEGKTTTTLGLIEGLAKRGKNVGGAVRQPSGGPTMNIKGTAAGGGNALLIPMTEFSLGLTGDINDIMNAHNLCMVALNARMQHEANYTDEELAKRGLKRLDIDPKNVEMGWVIDYAAQGLRNIIIGIGGKKDGFQMQSKFGIAVGSELMAILAVAKDLPDLRERIGNIIVAYSKTGQPVTAKDLEVDGAMTAWMRNTINPTICYTAEGQPVMVHAGPFANIAIGQSSIIADRVGLKMFDYHVTESGFAADIGFEKFWNVKARLGGLKPNVSVLVATIRALKMHGGGPAVVPGRPLPEEYTKENLELVEKGCANLLHHLEIIKKSGIVPVVCINGFYTDTQAEIDLIKKIVGAAGARCAHSDHWLNGGDGALELADVVMDACEEESQFKCLYPLEMPLRQRVELIAKEVYGADGVDWSPEAEAKAKRFESDPHYADFSTMMVKTHLSLSHDPTLKGVPKGWRLPIRDVLVYGGAKFLCPMAGAISLMPGTSSDPAYRRIDVDTKTGKVSGLF; encoded by the coding sequence ATGGCTTGGGATGCAACCAAACTAAAGGACTGGCAAATTGCCGAAGAGGCAGAAAAAAGCATGCCTACAGTGGAAGAATTAATTGAAAAGTTATCACTCAGAAAAGAGGAAATAATCCCATATGGAAAAACACCAAAAGTAGACTTCTTGAAAATGATGGAGCGCCTTGGAGATAAACCTGATGGCAAATATATTGAAGTAACCGCTATTACTCCAACGCCACTCGGTGAAGGAAAAACGACGACGACTCTGGGTCTCATCGAAGGACTCGCTAAGAGAGGCAAGAACGTTGGCGGCGCAGTTAGGCAACCGTCCGGCGGCCCGACAATGAATATTAAGGGTACAGCTGCTGGGGGCGGAAATGCTCTGTTGATTCCTATGACTGAGTTTTCCTTAGGACTCACAGGGGACATTAATGATATTATGAATGCCCATAATCTTTGCATGGTTGCATTGAATGCTCGGATGCAGCATGAAGCAAACTATACGGATGAAGAGTTAGCGAAAAGGGGTTTGAAGCGCCTAGACATAGACCCTAAAAATGTAGAAATGGGTTGGGTTATTGATTACGCTGCTCAAGGTCTGAGAAATATTATCATTGGTATCGGCGGTAAAAAAGATGGCTTCCAAATGCAATCTAAATTCGGGATTGCTGTTGGATCAGAGTTAATGGCTATTTTGGCTGTCGCTAAGGATCTTCCAGATCTTAGAGAGCGAATTGGCAATATCATCGTTGCTTATAGTAAAACGGGTCAACCTGTTACTGCTAAGGATTTAGAAGTTGACGGCGCTATGACTGCATGGATGCGTAACACTATTAATCCAACAATTTGTTACACCGCCGAAGGCCAACCAGTCATGGTTCATGCTGGGCCGTTTGCTAATATTGCTATCGGACAATCTTCCATTATTGCGGACAGGGTTGGTCTCAAAATGTTTGATTATCATGTTACGGAAAGTGGATTCGCGGCAGACATCGGATTTGAGAAGTTCTGGAACGTTAAAGCTCGTTTGGGCGGCTTAAAACCGAATGTTTCCGTTCTCGTAGCAACTATCCGTGCTCTTAAAATGCATGGCGGCGGACCTGCAGTTGTACCAGGACGTCCATTGCCTGAAGAGTATACGAAGGAAAATCTTGAACTCGTGGAAAAAGGCTGTGCTAACCTGCTTCATCATCTTGAAATCATTAAGAAATCTGGAATTGTTCCAGTTGTCTGCATTAATGGTTTCTATACGGATACTCAAGCAGAAATCGACTTGATTAAGAAAATCGTTGGAGCTGCAGGAGCCCGTTGTGCTCATTCAGATCACTGGCTCAACGGTGGAGATGGTGCTTTAGAATTAGCAGATGTTGTTATGGACGCTTGCGAAGAAGAGTCACAATTCAAATGCCTCTATCCATTAGAAATGCCGCTTCGTCAACGTGTTGAGCTTATCGCTAAAGAAGTTTATGGGGCAGACGGTGTCGATTGGTCGCCTGAAGCAGAAGCTAAGGCCAAGAGATTTGAATCAGATCCACATTATGCAGACTTCTCCACCATGATGGTTAAAACCCATTTAAGCCTATCCCACGATCCCACTCTGAAAGGTGTACCTAAAGGCTGGAGATTGCCAATCCGTGACGTCTTAGTCTATGGTGGAGCGAAATTCCTTTGCCCAATGGCTGGTGCAATTAGCTTAATGCCTGGAACAAGCTCAGACCCAGCTTACAGAAGAATTGACGTTGACACCAAGACGGGTAAGGTTAGCGGTTTGTTCTAA
- a CDS encoding S1 RNA-binding domain-containing protein, producing MAIDVGSIVEGVVTGITNFGAFIELPDRVTGLVHISEVADAYVKDVRDYLKEQDHVKVKVIHVDEKGKIGLSIKQANPTVRNVGRERRLPPTVSFEDKLAKFIKDSDERQTEFRRATDSKRGGRGSSRY from the coding sequence ATGGCCATTGATGTTGGCAGTATTGTTGAAGGTGTCGTTACAGGGATCACGAACTTTGGAGCATTTATTGAATTACCGGATAGAGTAACCGGACTAGTACATATCTCGGAAGTTGCTGATGCTTATGTCAAGGACGTTCGAGATTACCTTAAGGAACAAGATCACGTTAAAGTAAAGGTTATTCATGTCGATGAAAAAGGAAAAATTGGACTCTCAATTAAACAAGCAAACCCCACTGTTCGTAACGTGGGTCGTGAACGCCGTCTTCCGCCAACCGTTTCTTTTGAGGATAAATTGGCTAAGTTCATAAAAGACAGTGATGAACGTCAAACTGAATTTCGTCGTGCCACAGACTCTAAACGTGGAGGTAGAGGATCAAGCAGATATTAG
- a CDS encoding FtsB family cell division protein — protein sequence MKRARQKINPKKRQRVRIRRSFVLVLCLVFAVVGSSAWQIWKLRSQVEEQIAQLNQEKAKLLQQEKDLNSEITKLNTPSYIEQLAREQLGLVKQGEILISPKN from the coding sequence ATGAAGAGGGCTCGTCAGAAGATTAACCCTAAAAAACGTCAAAGGGTCCGCATTCGTCGCAGTTTTGTCCTCGTGCTGTGTTTGGTTTTTGCCGTTGTTGGAAGCTCAGCATGGCAAATATGGAAATTACGATCTCAAGTTGAAGAACAAATAGCCCAATTAAATCAAGAAAAAGCTAAATTGCTTCAGCAGGAAAAAGATCTTAATTCAGAGATAACGAAGTTGAATACACCTAGTTATATCGAGCAGTTGGCAAGAGAACAGCTGGGTCTTGTAAAACAAGGCGAAATTCTCATTTCTCCCAAGAATTAG
- the ftsH gene encoding ATP-dependent zinc metalloprotease FtsH, with product MKVLKNAAIYILIILMAIMLIKWSTPPVSKDTALDYNAFKRAVAEDQVKSVVAVVDSNSTKYTVTMKNDEKNEVIGLASDPQLTADLYAHNVPMVVEPPAKSPWWIGLLSTMLPIIVIVGLFFFMMQQSQGGGNRVMQFGKSKARLVGEDKKKVTFADVAGADEVKEELQEVVEFLKMPKKFHELGAKIPTGVLLFGPPGTGKTLLARAVSGEAGVPFFSISGSDFVEMFVGVGASRVRDLFEQAKKNSPCIVFIDEIDAVGRQRGAGLGGGHDEREQTLNQLLVEMDGFNGNDGVIIIAATNRADVLDPALLRPGRFDRQVIVDVPDVKGRAEILKVHSKDKPLKDVDLEVIARQTSGFTGADLSNLLNEAALLSARRNESQIQQRTVEESIERVIAGPEKKSRVISPFERKLVSYHEAGHALLGELLTHTDPLHKVSIIPRGRAGGYTLLLPKEDRNYMTKSQLLDQVVMLLGGRVAEAVVLNEISTGASNDLERATGIVRKMITELGMSEELGPLTFGHKEEQVFLGRDISRDRSYSDAVAHAIDKEARRIMDECYQRAQDLIQQNIGKLHAIAGALMEKETLDVKDFAALMDKADQEAGQSAEAGVSVSLEKPADSSADNTDSIPDLGLSGKTLVDELNKIQ from the coding sequence TTGAAGGTCTTAAAGAATGCGGCAATTTATATACTTATAATTCTCATGGCGATAATGTTAATAAAGTGGTCGACCCCTCCCGTTAGCAAAGATACAGCTCTGGATTACAACGCCTTTAAAAGGGCAGTGGCTGAGGATCAAGTTAAAAGTGTTGTAGCTGTTGTGGACAGCAATTCGACTAAGTATACCGTCACGATGAAGAACGACGAGAAAAATGAAGTTATTGGGCTTGCTTCTGACCCTCAACTAACGGCGGATTTATATGCCCACAATGTACCAATGGTTGTTGAACCTCCGGCCAAGTCACCTTGGTGGATTGGATTACTGTCGACTATGCTGCCAATTATAGTTATTGTTGGACTGTTCTTTTTCATGATGCAGCAGAGTCAAGGCGGGGGAAATCGGGTAATGCAGTTTGGCAAAAGCAAAGCCCGGTTAGTAGGAGAGGATAAGAAAAAGGTGACATTTGCAGATGTTGCCGGCGCAGATGAAGTTAAAGAGGAACTTCAGGAAGTTGTTGAATTCTTGAAGATGCCGAAAAAGTTTCACGAACTTGGTGCCAAAATTCCTACAGGGGTCCTGTTATTTGGCCCTCCGGGAACCGGTAAGACTTTACTTGCCCGTGCTGTTTCCGGTGAAGCTGGAGTGCCGTTTTTCAGCATCAGTGGATCAGATTTTGTAGAAATGTTCGTGGGGGTTGGAGCTTCTAGGGTCCGTGACTTATTTGAACAAGCTAAAAAGAATTCTCCCTGTATAGTTTTTATTGATGAGATTGATGCGGTAGGAAGACAAAGGGGAGCAGGCTTAGGCGGAGGACATGACGAACGGGAACAAACACTCAACCAGCTCTTAGTTGAGATGGATGGTTTTAATGGTAATGATGGGGTTATTATCATTGCAGCTACAAACAGGGCGGATGTTCTTGATCCTGCACTTTTACGTCCGGGACGTTTTGACCGGCAAGTCATTGTTGATGTTCCTGATGTCAAAGGGCGGGCAGAAATTTTAAAAGTGCATTCCAAAGATAAGCCGCTGAAAGATGTAGACTTGGAAGTTATTGCCCGTCAAACATCCGGTTTTACAGGCGCCGATCTCTCAAATTTATTAAATGAAGCAGCTCTTCTGTCGGCACGACGAAATGAGAGTCAGATACAACAGCGAACAGTTGAAGAGTCTATTGAACGAGTAATAGCTGGACCTGAGAAAAAGAGCCGTGTAATAAGTCCCTTTGAGAGAAAACTTGTTTCCTATCATGAAGCGGGACATGCTTTACTGGGAGAACTTCTTACTCATACAGATCCCTTACACAAGGTTTCGATTATTCCCCGGGGAAGGGCAGGAGGATATACTCTTCTTCTTCCCAAAGAAGACCGTAATTATATGACTAAGTCCCAATTACTGGACCAAGTCGTTATGCTCTTAGGTGGGCGGGTAGCAGAGGCTGTAGTCCTTAATGAGATCAGTACAGGCGCATCCAATGATTTAGAACGAGCGACTGGGATAGTGCGCAAAATGATTACCGAGTTGGGTATGTCTGAAGAATTAGGACCCCTTACCTTTGGACACAAAGAAGAGCAGGTTTTCTTAGGCAGAGATATTTCCCGTGATCGCAGCTATAGTGATGCTGTAGCCCATGCTATTGATAAAGAAGCCCGTCGCATTATGGACGAATGCTATCAGAGGGCCCAGGATCTCATTCAACAGAACATTGGGAAATTGCATGCCATAGCTGGGGCATTAATGGAGAAAGAAACTCTTGATGTGAAAGACTTTGCG